A genome region from Thalassotalea euphylliae includes the following:
- a CDS encoding DNA recombination protein RmuC, which produces MNEFFQQLSTSELLLISILALVILNFIINLIAVFKQKNQSEQQASVARIEGNLSQLIQQFQQGYVNNQHQIKELMAETKLQLMQQHKQSDQNSQQQLFEKFQSLNQLFRQQQQQLQEQLTLMAKVNRDEQAQSIEKLTQSTDKRLQEISGQVDKRLSEGFEKTTQTFNDILKRLALIDDAQKKITELSSNVVSLQEVLADKRSRGAFGEVQLNSLVRNVLPESQFALQHTLSNGKIADCILFLPKPTGNVVVDSKFPLESYQTMTNPEHELLVRKNAEKQFKQDIKKHINDIASKYLIENETADGAVMFIPAEAVFAEIHAHHADLVEFANKQRVWLASPTTLMAILTTARAVIKDEATKQQVHLIQEHLGMLAQDFGRFQGRFNNLARHIDQAANDVKQIHTSADKITRRFEKIEQVDIGHEQVDMRQDAEANPLLSEN; this is translated from the coding sequence GTGAACGAATTTTTCCAACAGTTATCCACTAGTGAGTTATTGCTAATTTCAATACTTGCCTTAGTTATCCTTAATTTTATTATCAATTTAATTGCTGTTTTTAAGCAGAAAAACCAGAGCGAACAGCAAGCGTCAGTTGCCCGTATTGAGGGGAATTTAAGCCAGTTGATTCAGCAGTTTCAGCAGGGATATGTGAATAATCAGCACCAAATTAAAGAGTTGATGGCGGAAACTAAGTTGCAATTAATGCAGCAACATAAGCAAAGTGATCAAAATAGTCAGCAGCAGCTCTTTGAGAAGTTTCAATCGTTAAATCAACTGTTTCGTCAGCAACAGCAGCAGTTGCAAGAGCAGCTTACTTTGATGGCGAAAGTTAACCGTGATGAACAGGCGCAAAGTATTGAAAAGCTCACTCAGTCAACAGACAAAAGGCTGCAAGAAATTAGTGGTCAGGTGGACAAACGCCTAAGTGAAGGCTTTGAAAAAACCACTCAAACCTTTAACGATATTCTCAAACGCTTGGCCTTAATTGACGACGCGCAAAAGAAGATTACGGAGCTTTCTAGCAATGTCGTGAGCTTACAAGAAGTGCTAGCGGATAAACGCTCGCGCGGTGCCTTTGGCGAAGTGCAGTTAAACTCGCTCGTGCGAAATGTATTACCTGAGAGCCAATTTGCCCTGCAACATACATTGTCGAACGGTAAAATTGCCGACTGTATTTTGTTTCTGCCAAAACCGACAGGTAATGTCGTGGTTGATTCGAAATTTCCGCTGGAAAGCTACCAAACCATGACCAACCCTGAGCATGAGTTATTGGTGCGTAAAAATGCGGAAAAGCAGTTTAAACAAGACATTAAAAAGCATATTAATGATATCGCCAGCAAGTATTTAATTGAAAATGAAACCGCTGACGGTGCGGTTATGTTTATTCCTGCTGAGGCGGTATTTGCGGAAATTCATGCCCATCATGCTGACTTAGTTGAATTTGCCAATAAACAACGTGTGTGGTTAGCATCGCCAACTACGCTCATGGCTATTTTAACTACGGCACGAGCGGTGATTAAAGACGAAGCGACTAAACAGCAAGTGCATTTAATTCAAGAGCACTTGGGTATGCTGGCACAAGACTTTGGACGCTTCCAAGGGCGCTTTAACAACTTAGCGCGCCATATCGACCAAGCGGCGAATGATGTTAAACAAATTCATACCTCAGCAGATAAAATTACCCGTCGTTTTGAAAAAATCGAGCAAGTAGATATTGGCCATGAACAAGTAGACATGCGCCAAGATGCGGAAGCTAATCCATTGCTTTCTGAAAATTAA
- a CDS encoding GGDEF domain-containing protein, which yields MLFQKLLTTGIAHQSFSVTNKVRMMNLIGVITTLVSGLYTFAYAFVLDNISVALINCVFTLAYVVTLVFNYFQAFRGGKIWFFVTLMLHLVVCTNLYVTNATGFHLYFFLVPTGVFLLFELREKTEKVTLSLIALVLYFYCENTLNPAPLIELSDSFNHILYQSVVLVIMLEVILVLTLFANEIEANELKLTKQATTDALTGLSNRHAFFEHGSSLLESTKHLNRPLTIILVDIDHFKRINDQHGHFVGDLCLTQVTKLMAAQKREQDMLARIGGEEFAIILPDTTLSEANNIAEQMRITISQHRIPLVGEQHLHCTVSFGIASKSNDASTLKEVLVHADKALYLAKELGRNRVQIFQSPSDS from the coding sequence ATGTTGTTTCAAAAACTACTTACTACAGGCATTGCCCATCAAAGCTTTTCAGTGACCAATAAGGTCAGGATGATGAATTTGATAGGCGTTATCACCACCCTAGTTTCAGGCCTTTACACGTTTGCTTACGCCTTTGTGCTCGACAACATATCAGTCGCGTTAATCAACTGCGTATTCACGCTAGCCTATGTCGTCACGCTAGTGTTCAACTATTTTCAAGCATTTCGCGGCGGTAAAATCTGGTTTTTTGTCACCTTAATGTTGCACTTAGTGGTATGTACAAATTTGTATGTTACCAACGCAACAGGCTTTCATTTATATTTTTTCCTCGTCCCTACTGGCGTATTTTTACTGTTTGAATTAAGAGAAAAAACAGAGAAAGTTACCCTAAGTTTAATCGCGCTCGTTTTATACTTTTACTGTGAAAACACACTAAACCCAGCCCCACTGATTGAGCTGTCTGACAGCTTTAACCACATTCTTTATCAATCAGTTGTTTTAGTGATCATGCTCGAAGTCATTTTAGTGCTAACATTATTTGCCAATGAAATTGAAGCTAATGAATTAAAGCTAACTAAACAAGCAACGACCGATGCCTTAACTGGCTTATCAAACCGACACGCTTTCTTTGAACACGGCAGCAGTTTACTTGAATCAACGAAGCACCTTAATCGCCCGCTGACCATCATATTGGTGGATATTGACCACTTTAAACGTATCAATGATCAGCATGGTCACTTTGTTGGCGATTTATGCCTAACACAAGTCACAAAGTTAATGGCTGCCCAAAAGCGCGAGCAAGATATGCTTGCCCGCATTGGCGGTGAAGAATTCGCGATAATACTACCTGATACAACGTTGTCAGAAGCGAATAACATTGCTGAGCAAATGCGTATTACCATCAGCCAGCACCGCATTCCATTAGTAGGTGAGCAGCATTTGCACTGTACCGTTAGCTTCGGTATTGCCAGCAAAAGCAATGATGCCAGCACGCTAAAAGAAGTATTAGTGCACGCAGATAAAGCACTTTACTTAGCTAAAGAACTTGGCCGAAATCGCGTGCAAATTTTTCAATCGCCAAGCGATAGCTAA
- a CDS encoding sodium-dependent transporter yields MTRDSFHSRIGFVLAAAGSAIGLGNIWGFPTNAANNGGGAFLFVYLVVTLLLALPALYAEIYIGNQTQKNPVSALGEACAERIPRFGRFAGKLGLCGAIMMLSFYTIVAGWMLAHALSAVASLVGTTDLSVWLATDSTVRNVIFTPIFIVLGALIVHQGVHSGIERWSARLMPMLLIMLVGLIVYILQQDGAMAGLKQYLIPDFSQVTNPSLVISAMGQAFFSLSIGVGGMMVYGSYMAKDKDIGKLVLSIGALDTFIAFLAGLLIIPALFVAQHAGQQVFADDQLIGEGQLIFQILPTLFSSMGTIGLVVAAAFFSLLSIAALTSTISSTEVPVAYLVEEKSFTRRKATWLISAIVLMASMVLVAFFDVLFGLIIQVLTTIMQPLSCLFYFIVVGWVWKRGNKLKDKARIAEHKWLGLWGNYLAFVCPILLTVVFVNVAF; encoded by the coding sequence TTGACCAGAGATTCCTTCCATTCCCGTATCGGTTTTGTTTTAGCAGCGGCTGGCTCAGCCATAGGTTTAGGCAATATTTGGGGTTTTCCCACCAATGCAGCCAATAATGGCGGCGGCGCCTTTTTGTTCGTTTACCTTGTAGTAACCTTATTGCTCGCATTGCCGGCACTGTATGCCGAAATTTATATTGGTAACCAAACACAGAAAAACCCAGTAAGTGCACTTGGTGAAGCGTGTGCCGAACGAATACCAAGGTTTGGCCGTTTTGCTGGCAAGCTTGGCCTGTGCGGCGCCATTATGATGTTAAGTTTCTATACGATTGTTGCCGGTTGGATGCTCGCCCATGCGTTATCGGCAGTTGCATCACTTGTGGGGACAACAGACTTATCAGTTTGGTTAGCAACCGATAGCACAGTTCGCAATGTAATATTTACGCCAATATTTATTGTGCTTGGCGCGCTAATTGTGCACCAAGGGGTACATAGCGGAATCGAACGTTGGTCAGCGCGATTAATGCCTATGTTGTTAATAATGCTTGTTGGTTTAATTGTTTATATTTTGCAGCAAGACGGCGCAATGGCAGGTTTAAAGCAGTACTTAATTCCTGATTTTAGCCAAGTAACGAACCCAAGTTTAGTAATTTCGGCCATGGGGCAAGCCTTTTTCTCGTTATCAATTGGTGTTGGTGGCATGATGGTGTACGGCTCATATATGGCGAAAGACAAAGACATTGGCAAGCTCGTGCTGTCTATTGGCGCGCTTGACACCTTTATTGCCTTTTTAGCTGGCTTATTAATTATTCCAGCGCTATTTGTGGCTCAGCACGCTGGCCAGCAAGTGTTTGCCGATGACCAATTGATCGGTGAAGGTCAGTTAATTTTCCAAATTCTGCCAACACTCTTTAGCTCGATGGGCACCATAGGTTTAGTGGTTGCCGCTGCATTTTTCTCGCTACTTTCCATTGCGGCACTCACATCAACGATTTCATCTACCGAAGTACCTGTGGCCTACTTAGTAGAAGAAAAATCGTTTACACGCCGTAAAGCAACCTGGTTAATTTCAGCGATTGTGCTGATGGCAAGCATGGTTTTAGTGGCATTTTTTGATGTGTTATTTGGCTTAATTATCCAAGTGCTTACCACTATTATGCAACCGCTTAGTTGCTTGTTTTACTTTATTGTTGTTGGCTGGGTATGGAAACGCGGTAACAAGTTAAAAGACAAAGCAAGAATTGCTGAGCACAAATGGCTTGGCTTATGGGGCAATTATTTAGCTTTTGTTTGCCCTATTTTACTTACTGTTGTATTTGTTAATGTGGCGTTTTAA
- a CDS encoding MBL fold metallo-hydrolase — protein sequence MLQYKIIPVTPFQQNCTVFWCDETKQAAVVDPGGDVEQVIAFIDGQGLTMAKVLLTHAHIDHAGATKALATHYGVNVEGPHQEDKFWIDLIPMQKERFGFAHAEAFDTDRWLNQGDTVSFGNIELEVYFCPGHTPGHVVFYHRESKLAQVGDVLFRGSIGRTDFPKGDHATLISSIRNNLFPLGDDVRFIPGHGPMSTFGEERRTNPFVGDGVR from the coding sequence ATGCTTCAATATAAAATAATTCCTGTGACCCCGTTTCAGCAAAATTGTACGGTATTTTGGTGTGATGAAACCAAGCAGGCGGCAGTTGTTGATCCAGGTGGCGATGTTGAACAAGTCATCGCATTTATCGACGGCCAAGGGCTAACAATGGCAAAAGTGCTGTTAACTCATGCACATATTGACCACGCCGGTGCAACTAAAGCACTCGCAACTCACTATGGCGTAAATGTGGAAGGCCCGCACCAAGAAGATAAATTCTGGATTGATTTGATCCCAATGCAAAAAGAGCGCTTTGGCTTTGCCCATGCCGAGGCCTTTGATACCGATCGCTGGTTAAACCAAGGGGATACCGTTTCATTCGGTAATATTGAGCTGGAAGTGTATTTCTGCCCAGGTCATACACCGGGTCATGTGGTGTTTTATCATCGTGAGTCAAAGCTGGCACAAGTTGGCGACGTATTATTTAGAGGCTCGATTGGTCGCACCGACTTCCCGAAAGGTGATCACGCAACCTTGATCAGCTCAATTCGCAATAATCTGTTCCCGCTCGGTGATGATGTACGTTTTATTCCAGGTCATGGCCCTATGAGCACCTTTGGCGAAGAGCGTCGTACGAATCCATTTGTTGGCGATGGAGTTCGCTAA